A single region of the Nitrosomonas sp. Is79A3 genome encodes:
- a CDS encoding acyl-CoA dehydrogenase, whose product MLMFLFYVILLLVAVISLILAVPVIRRFLVSNQILKIFRKMLPQISQTEQEALDAGTVWWEGELFSGKPDWKKLLAYPKPQLTAEEQAFLNGPVEQLCAMLDEWQITHELKDLPPEVWQFIKEKGFFGLIIPKQYGGYGFSALAHSEVVMKIGSRSGTAAVTVMVPNSLGPAELLLHYGTEKQKEYYLPRLAKGLEVPCFALTSPEAGSDAGSMPDFAVVCRGEYEGKTDVLGMRVTWEKRYITLGPVATILGLAFKLYDPDKLLGGNEDLGITLALIPTNTPGVNIGRRHYPLNGAFQNGPNWGKEVFIPMDWIIGGQEGVGQGWRMLMNCLSVGRAISLPATSVGAAKLAARTAGAYSRVRTQFKTPIGYFEGIEEALARIGGNTYMMDAARVMTAGSVDLGEKPSVASAIVKYHLTERGRQAVNDAMDIHGGKAICIGPRNYLGRTYQQIPVSITVEGANILTRNMIIFGQGALRCHPYLLKEVNATHDKNPDSASLAFDEALIGHAKFTLCNTANSLVYALFGDYIKDNAPENSSPETAVYYRQLARFSASFAFIADVGLMRLGGSLKRKERLSARLGDILSMLYLCSATLKRFEDDGRPSADLPLLHWSMQDAMYQMQQAFDEFLTNFPGHIALIWLLRALVFPLGKRCKRPADDLAHEVSRLMMEPGAVRDRLTTGIYVPTADNEPMADLELALQCVIECGAVEAKLREATKLRQITARGDEKIAQALALKVITAAEADLLNKMKDLRSRVVKVDDFPPDFGKETKTASNGGGKATRSAVNSDKNTAAAKRGDDTASTASESTESAKTASENKDTVE is encoded by the coding sequence AAAGCCGCAATTGACGGCGGAAGAGCAAGCTTTTCTCAATGGTCCGGTTGAGCAATTGTGCGCGATGCTGGATGAATGGCAAATTACGCATGAGTTGAAAGATTTGCCGCCGGAAGTCTGGCAATTTATCAAGGAAAAAGGCTTTTTTGGTTTAATTATCCCCAAGCAGTATGGCGGTTATGGATTTTCGGCGCTGGCACACTCTGAAGTCGTGATGAAAATCGGTTCGCGCAGCGGTACGGCGGCAGTGACGGTGATGGTGCCGAATTCATTGGGACCGGCTGAGCTGTTGTTGCATTATGGCACCGAGAAACAGAAAGAATATTATCTGCCGCGTCTTGCCAAGGGTCTGGAAGTGCCGTGTTTTGCGCTGACTTCACCGGAAGCCGGGTCCGATGCCGGTTCCATGCCGGATTTTGCTGTCGTCTGCCGGGGTGAATATGAAGGCAAAACAGATGTCCTGGGCATGCGGGTAACCTGGGAAAAACGCTATATTACCCTGGGGCCGGTTGCGACCATTTTAGGTCTGGCATTCAAGCTGTATGATCCCGACAAATTACTCGGCGGAAATGAAGATCTCGGGATTACCCTGGCGCTCATTCCCACCAATACCCCTGGGGTGAATATCGGGCGGCGGCATTATCCGCTCAATGGGGCATTCCAAAATGGTCCGAATTGGGGTAAAGAGGTATTCATTCCCATGGATTGGATCATCGGCGGACAAGAAGGGGTCGGGCAAGGCTGGCGCATGTTGATGAATTGTCTGTCAGTCGGGCGCGCCATTTCGTTGCCAGCCACCAGTGTGGGCGCGGCAAAATTGGCAGCACGAACCGCTGGCGCGTATAGCCGGGTGCGCACGCAATTTAAAACGCCGATCGGTTATTTCGAAGGAATTGAGGAAGCGCTGGCGCGGATTGGCGGTAATACTTACATGATGGATGCCGCGCGGGTTATGACAGCCGGTTCGGTGGATCTGGGTGAGAAACCTTCGGTGGCCTCGGCGATCGTCAAATACCATCTGACCGAGAGGGGGCGTCAAGCGGTTAACGATGCCATGGATATTCACGGCGGCAAAGCAATCTGTATCGGCCCGAGAAACTATTTGGGGCGCACTTATCAGCAGATTCCCGTCAGCATCACCGTGGAAGGCGCCAATATTCTGACGCGCAACATGATCATTTTTGGTCAGGGTGCGCTCCGTTGCCATCCTTATCTGTTAAAAGAAGTCAACGCCACTCATGATAAGAACCCGGATAGCGCGTCGCTGGCATTTGATGAAGCATTGATAGGGCATGCAAAGTTTACGCTGTGTAATACCGCCAACAGTTTGGTGTACGCATTGTTTGGTGATTATATAAAAGACAATGCGCCGGAAAACAGCTCCCCGGAAACGGCCGTTTATTATCGCCAACTGGCACGTTTTTCCGCCAGCTTCGCCTTTATCGCCGATGTCGGGCTGATGCGATTAGGCGGCTCTCTCAAACGTAAAGAAAGATTATCTGCGAGACTGGGTGATATTTTGAGCATGCTTTATTTGTGCTCGGCGACATTGAAACGTTTCGAGGACGATGGCCGTCCTAGCGCTGATTTACCGCTGTTGCACTGGTCGATGCAGGATGCCATGTATCAAATGCAACAGGCTTTCGATGAATTTCTGACTAACTTCCCCGGACATATTGCACTGATCTGGTTGCTGAGAGCGTTGGTTTTTCCGCTCGGCAAACGCTGCAAACGGCCTGCTGACGACCTGGCGCATGAAGTTTCCCGGTTAATGATGGAACCGGGTGCCGTAAGGGATCGATTGACGACCGGGATCTATGTGCCGACAGCGGATAACGAGCCGATGGCGGATTTGGAATTGGCCTTGCAGTGTGTTATCGAGTGCGGGGCGGTTGAGGCCAAGCTGCGGGAAGCTACTAAGTTGCGTCAGATTACTGCGCGAGGCGATGAGAAAATTGCCCAGGCATTGGCACTCAAAGTCATCACTGCTGCAGAAGCCGATTTGCTAAATAAGATGAAAGATTTGCGCAGCCGGGTGGTTAAGGTGGATGATTTTCCACCTGATTTTGGTAAGGAAACCAAAACCGCTAGTAATGGGGGCGGCAAAGCAACCAGAAGTGCAGTAAATAGTGATAAAAATACTGCTGCTGCCAAGCGTGGTGATGATACGGCCAGTACGGCCAGCGAAAGTACAGAGAGCGCCAAGACAGCCAGTGAAAATAAGGATACAGTGGAGTAA